The following coding sequences lie in one Vibrio sp. ED004 genomic window:
- the nagE gene encoding N-acetylglucosamine-specific PTS transporter subunit IIBC — translation MNILGYLQKIGKALMVPIAVLPAGGLMLGLGYALDPTGWGANSALATILVYGGKGIMDNQAWLFAVGVAYGLAKDNNGAAALSGLLGLLIVEMIVGNVAVISQITGVPVDQMGASELIASKAAVSAFTGIMMGIVAATLYNRFHTIKLPAVLGFFGGKRFVPIITSIAAINISLVMVYVWPVVYGALVDFGISISEMGATGAGLYGFFNRLLIPVGLHHALNQVFIFDLVGINDISKFWSGTGELGVTGIYQGGFFPVMGYGLPAACLAMYHCAKPENKKKVGGILGASALTAILTGVTEPIEFAFMFVAPVLYVIHAFLAAISLYIAASMQWIAGFTFSGGLIDFVLSYNLPLAMKPYMLVLQGFCFAAIYYSIFRFAIIKFDLKTPGREDVDVAEVAEVSSNEKAAQYLKVLGGHANLTNIDSCITRLRLSVNDLTVVDEAALKAIGALGVVKIGSNNLQVIIGTEAEEVAHAMRQIPESQDLTGVVVPG, via the coding sequence CTTGTGTATGGCGGCAAAGGTATTATGGATAACCAAGCGTGGCTATTCGCCGTGGGCGTGGCTTATGGTTTAGCAAAAGATAACAACGGCGCCGCTGCACTTTCAGGCTTACTCGGCCTGCTCATCGTGGAGATGATTGTCGGCAATGTCGCGGTTATATCTCAAATCACCGGTGTACCTGTTGATCAAATGGGCGCATCAGAGCTTATCGCATCGAAGGCCGCTGTGAGTGCATTCACTGGCATCATGATGGGTATTGTCGCCGCTACGTTGTACAACCGATTCCACACAATAAAGCTGCCAGCTGTTCTTGGATTCTTTGGGGGTAAGCGTTTCGTTCCTATCATCACCTCAATTGCTGCGATCAACATCAGCTTAGTGATGGTTTACGTTTGGCCTGTTGTTTATGGTGCGTTGGTCGACTTTGGCATCTCAATTTCAGAAATGGGGGCAACAGGCGCTGGTCTATACGGTTTCTTTAACCGATTGCTGATTCCTGTTGGTTTACACCATGCACTAAACCAAGTTTTCATCTTCGATTTAGTGGGCATCAACGATATTTCTAAGTTCTGGTCTGGCACTGGTGAACTTGGTGTAACCGGTATCTATCAAGGCGGGTTCTTCCCTGTTATGGGCTATGGTTTACCTGCAGCATGTTTGGCGATGTACCACTGTGCAAAACCAGAAAACAAAAAGAAAGTCGGCGGTATTCTAGGTGCATCAGCGCTTACTGCGATTCTAACGGGTGTAACAGAACCTATTGAATTCGCCTTCATGTTTGTCGCACCAGTGCTTTACGTGATTCACGCATTCCTAGCCGCTATTTCACTGTATATTGCTGCGAGCATGCAATGGATCGCGGGCTTCACTTTCAGCGGCGGCTTGATTGACTTTGTCTTATCGTACAATCTGCCATTGGCGATGAAACCATACATGCTAGTGCTTCAAGGGTTCTGTTTTGCTGCGATTTATTACTCAATCTTCCGCTTTGCGATCATCAAGTTTGACTTGAAAACACCGGGCAGAGAAGACGTAGACGTTGCAGAAGTCGCAGAAGTGAGCTCAAACGAGAAAGCAGCCCAATACCTTAAAGTGCTAGGCGGTCATGCGAACCTAACCAATATCGATTCATGTATCACTCGACTACGCTTATCTGTCAATGATCTGACCGTCGTTGATGAAGCCGCATTAAAAGCGATTGGAGCGTTGGGTGTGGTTAAGATTGGTTCTAATAACCTTCAGGTCATTATAGGAACAGAAGCAGAAGAGGTTGCTCATGCAATGAGACAAATCCCTGAAAGCCAAGACCTAACGGGCGTAGTCGTTCCCGGCTAG
- a CDS encoding SDR family oxidoreductase encodes MSNTLANQEKSTFVIIGGTSGIGKALAMQLRNEENTVHVASRHTGVDISNEKSVCEYFESIGVFDHLIVTAGSSAPAGKVTDVATADAKTAFDTKFWGSLNVAKHAARYMTPNGSITLTTGMLSRKVVAGTYVKAAINAALESVTKILAKELSPIRVNAVSPGLTMTEAYENMDDSARKSMYDNAKNNLPAGKVGEAKDIAMGYLFAINNPYVTGSIIDIDGGALLG; translated from the coding sequence ATGAGCAACACACTAGCGAACCAAGAAAAGAGCACTTTTGTCATCATTGGTGGCACATCAGGTATCGGCAAAGCATTAGCAATGCAATTGAGAAACGAAGAAAACACAGTACACGTTGCCAGCCGACATACAGGCGTTGATATCAGCAATGAAAAGTCGGTTTGTGAATACTTTGAATCGATTGGCGTGTTTGACCACTTAATCGTAACGGCTGGCTCGTCCGCTCCCGCAGGAAAAGTAACAGACGTAGCAACCGCAGACGCTAAGACAGCTTTTGACACTAAGTTTTGGGGCAGCTTAAACGTAGCCAAACATGCCGCACGCTACATGACGCCAAACGGCTCTATCACACTCACAACCGGCATGTTGTCTCGCAAAGTAGTGGCTGGCACTTACGTAAAAGCCGCCATCAACGCCGCACTAGAAAGCGTAACCAAAATACTGGCGAAAGAGCTATCACCGATTCGCGTCAATGCCGTCAGCCCCGGCTTAACCATGACCGAAGCATACGAAAACATGGACGATTCTGCTCGTAAAAGCATGTACGACAACGCGAAAAACAACCTACCAGCAGGCAAAGTCGGAGAGGCTAAAGATATCGCAATGGGCTATCTATTCGCGATTAACAACCCATACGTAACGGGGTCAATCATCGACATCGATGGCGGTGCTCTACTCGGCTAA
- a CDS encoding LysR family transcriptional regulator: protein MDKFSDMAMFVSIVKHQGLAAAGRELGLSPATMTARLQALEERYGVKLLNRSTRHVSLTDSGELYHKACLEILDNVSEAENLIQNGVKEVKGPLKIAAPKDIGKQYILPILSEFCQQYPDVIPYLYLNDNLSNIAESGMDIVVRYGELVDSSLISRRLSPSRRVLCASPEYLAKHGTPLIPQDLVEHDCLAMLRSNEELKTWHFQDHDMKKSVTVVPKRFSDDGEVIRYWALKGEGIALKSVLDVQDDINNQRLVTLLNGYMKNFNTAMSVSSADLNVVYISKKYQPKRIRLFLDFLLERFGDLLVK, encoded by the coding sequence ATGGATAAGTTTTCAGACATGGCGATGTTCGTCAGTATCGTGAAACATCAAGGTTTGGCTGCTGCAGGACGTGAACTGGGTTTATCACCCGCGACCATGACTGCAAGGCTTCAGGCACTGGAAGAACGATATGGTGTGAAGTTGTTGAATCGAAGTACGCGCCATGTGTCTTTGACCGACTCTGGAGAGCTGTATCACAAGGCGTGTTTGGAGATTTTAGACAACGTTAGCGAGGCCGAAAACCTGATTCAAAATGGTGTCAAAGAGGTCAAAGGCCCACTCAAAATCGCCGCGCCGAAAGACATCGGAAAGCAGTACATTCTTCCTATTCTTTCTGAGTTCTGTCAGCAATATCCTGATGTGATTCCTTACCTCTATTTGAACGATAACCTTTCGAACATTGCTGAATCTGGCATGGATATCGTGGTCCGTTATGGTGAGTTGGTCGACAGCAGTTTGATATCCAGACGTTTGTCACCAAGCCGACGTGTGCTGTGTGCCTCGCCTGAATATCTCGCCAAGCATGGAACGCCGTTGATACCACAAGATTTGGTTGAACATGACTGTTTGGCTATGCTGCGTAGCAATGAAGAACTCAAGACATGGCATTTCCAAGACCACGATATGAAGAAGTCGGTGACGGTTGTGCCGAAGCGATTTTCAGACGATGGCGAAGTGATTCGATACTGGGCATTGAAAGGAGAAGGGATTGCGTTGAAGTCGGTACTTGATGTGCAAGATGACATCAATAACCAACGTCTTGTGACTCTACTTAATGGCTACATGAAGAACTTCAACACCGCGATGTCGGTGTCGAGTGCCGATTTGAACGTGGTGTACATCAGCAAGAAATATCAGCCGAAGCGTATCCGGTTGTTTTTGGATTTCCTGCTCGAACGGTTTGGCGATCTGCTGGTTAAGTAA
- a CDS encoding response regulator transcription factor, which yields MKILIIEDDTTTREFVAKGLEEHGYAVDQAEDGKKGLMMALSSEYQLVVLDRMLPYLDGMKVLSAIKATEEHLPVLILSAMDSVEDRVNGLQAGSDDYLIKPFALAELIARVDIIINRTKRQSVSETNLVYDCLEIDLRAHRVMCKNRELLLQPKEFQLIQYFVEHSEQVVSRMRLFEAIWSYHFDPKTNVIDVHVANLRRKLEDAGCSDLLHTVRGAGYVLRR from the coding sequence GTGAAAATACTAATCATCGAAGATGACACCACCACCAGAGAATTTGTCGCGAAAGGGCTAGAGGAACATGGCTATGCTGTCGACCAAGCTGAAGATGGTAAAAAAGGCCTGATGATGGCTTTAAGTTCTGAATATCAGCTCGTCGTTTTAGACCGAATGTTACCCTATCTAGATGGTATGAAAGTGCTTTCTGCTATCAAAGCCACTGAAGAGCACTTACCTGTTTTAATTTTGAGCGCGATGGATAGCGTGGAAGATCGAGTCAACGGCTTACAAGCGGGCAGTGATGACTATTTGATCAAGCCATTTGCTCTCGCAGAACTGATTGCGCGCGTCGACATCATAATCAATCGAACGAAACGTCAGTCGGTTAGTGAGACTAATTTAGTTTATGATTGCTTAGAAATCGATTTACGTGCACATCGAGTGATGTGTAAAAATCGAGAACTGTTGTTACAGCCTAAAGAGTTTCAGTTAATTCAATACTTTGTTGAACACAGCGAACAAGTAGTTTCGAGGATGCGTTTGTTTGAAGCTATCTGGAGCTACCACTTTGACCCGAAAACTAATGTGATTGATGTTCACGTCGCTAATCTAAGACGTAAGTTGGAAGACGCGGGTTGCTCTGATCTTCTTCACACTGTCAGAGGGGCAGGGTATGTCCTTCGCCGATGA
- a CDS encoding HAMP domain-containing sensor histidine kinase: MSFADDYTLTRSSVFKTLVALFVLITVINVIVIRQVYKDSDAFHREQLVKQLQDESSEFSYVAQQSKADVEKLLAAKQTSDSNFYYHLVEHSTPPGSLPIYPVRSVVSETTDIPIGDTHRLVIGIDQKAVEEYRNTLIPIVFSGIVLPIAVMLIAALFFTVLILKRLERVNQAMNRVLCGEKNVKIAVSKQDDEFDILAIHLNFMIEQMAKNEESLKSLTVGMAHDMRTPMARLKLRLEEVLSTSDLTEEHQEQFSACHDELELILSLFNSMLEITKLNSGQMPIETDRVDLGKVVQDAIEFISPIAEMKQQTLSCRQDQDCEVLGDKSLLFRAVFNLVENAVKYTPEKGEIEVVIDQFGVSVADNGIGISDSDKLDVCRPMFRADKSRTEFGNGLGLSLVDAVVKRHNAHLILRDNFPRESHLKESRPGLRARLYFER, translated from the coding sequence ATGTCCTTCGCCGATGATTACACGCTTACTCGTTCCTCGGTATTTAAAACACTAGTCGCGTTATTCGTCTTGATAACAGTGATCAATGTTATTGTTATTAGGCAAGTTTATAAAGACTCAGACGCTTTTCATCGTGAACAATTGGTCAAACAATTACAGGATGAATCTTCAGAATTCAGTTATGTTGCTCAGCAGAGCAAGGCCGATGTCGAGAAGCTACTCGCGGCAAAACAAACCTCCGATAGCAACTTTTATTACCATTTAGTAGAGCACTCAACTCCCCCCGGTTCACTTCCCATTTATCCCGTGAGATCCGTAGTATCAGAAACGACTGATATTCCCATTGGCGACACCCACAGGTTGGTGATCGGCATTGATCAAAAAGCAGTAGAAGAGTATCGCAATACGCTTATTCCTATCGTATTTTCTGGAATCGTTTTACCTATTGCGGTGATGTTAATAGCCGCTCTGTTTTTCACGGTACTTATCTTAAAACGCTTAGAAAGAGTCAACCAAGCGATGAACCGAGTCTTGTGTGGTGAGAAAAACGTTAAGATTGCGGTATCGAAGCAGGATGATGAGTTCGATATTTTGGCTATTCACCTCAATTTTATGATTGAGCAGATGGCGAAAAATGAAGAGTCATTGAAGTCGTTGACCGTAGGAATGGCACATGACATGCGTACCCCGATGGCTCGCCTAAAGTTGCGCCTTGAAGAGGTGTTGTCTACGTCTGATCTAACAGAAGAACATCAAGAACAGTTCTCTGCTTGCCATGACGAATTGGAACTGATTCTGTCACTATTTAACAGCATGCTTGAAATAACCAAGTTGAATAGTGGCCAAATGCCGATAGAGACCGATCGTGTTGATCTTGGAAAAGTGGTTCAAGATGCGATTGAATTTATCAGCCCTATTGCCGAAATGAAGCAACAAACCTTGAGTTGTAGACAGGATCAAGACTGTGAAGTACTCGGGGACAAAAGCCTGCTCTTTCGTGCCGTGTTTAACTTGGTTGAGAATGCTGTGAAGTACACGCCTGAAAAGGGTGAAATTGAAGTCGTGATCGACCAGTTCGGCGTGTCAGTTGCGGACAACGGTATAGGTATCTCTGATAGTGATAAGTTGGACGTATGCCGACCGATGTTCCGAGCGGATAAGAGTCGTACTGAGTTTGGCAATGGTCTTGGATTATCTTTGGTCGATGCGGTAGTAAAGCGTCACAACGCTCACCTTATTCTGCGCGATAACTTTCCAAGAGAAAGCCATCTAAAAGAGAGTCGTCCAGGGTTGCGAGCGCGCCTTTACTTTGAGCGCTGA